In Cytobacillus oceanisediminis, the following proteins share a genomic window:
- a CDS encoding ABC transporter ATP-binding protein gives MDTLVEIQDVTKVIKGRTIIDSVSFEVKKGEVFGFLGPNGAGKTTTIRMLVGLIGITSGDIKILGSSIRTDFEKAVSHIGAIVENPEMYKFLSGYQNLLHYARMSKGVTKEKIDETVELVGLSDRIHDKVRTYSLGMRQRLGLAQCLLHDPKILILDEPTNGLDPAGIREIRDHLRMLAGERDMAVIVSSHLLSEMEMMCDRIGIIQNGKLIDVQHISDFVQGKEKVYEVEVDDSEKANRILKAAQPDLPVQLTENSVILPLVRDEIPEMINEFVRENMKIFAVREVTKTLEDRFLEVTEYKGGAGDGRADSK, from the coding sequence ATGGATACTCTTGTAGAAATACAGGACGTTACAAAAGTAATAAAAGGAAGAACGATCATTGATTCTGTCAGCTTTGAGGTGAAAAAGGGAGAGGTGTTCGGTTTCCTTGGCCCAAACGGTGCAGGTAAGACCACCACTATTCGAATGCTGGTGGGCTTGATCGGCATTACTTCAGGGGACATTAAAATTCTTGGCAGCAGCATCAGAACAGATTTTGAAAAGGCGGTTTCCCATATTGGAGCCATTGTAGAAAACCCTGAGATGTATAAGTTTTTGTCAGGTTATCAAAATCTGCTTCATTATGCACGAATGTCAAAAGGTGTAACTAAAGAAAAAATTGATGAAACGGTTGAGCTTGTAGGACTGTCGGATCGTATTCATGATAAAGTCAGGACATACTCGCTTGGCATGAGGCAGAGGCTCGGACTGGCGCAGTGTCTATTGCATGATCCCAAAATCCTTATTCTGGATGAACCTACGAATGGGCTTGATCCGGCAGGCATCAGAGAGATTCGGGATCACCTGAGGATGCTTGCTGGAGAAAGAGATATGGCCGTCATTGTTTCCAGCCATTTATTATCTGAAATGGAAATGATGTGTGACAGAATCGGCATCATTCAAAACGGAAAATTGATTGATGTTCAGCACATCAGTGATTTTGTACAGGGGAAAGAAAAGGTTTATGAAGTAGAAGTGGATGATTCTGAAAAAGCGAACAGAATTTTAAAAGCTGCACAGCCTGATTTGCCTGTTCAGCTCACAGAAAATAGTGTGATTCTTCCGCTTGTCCGTGACGAGATACCTGAAATGATTAACGAGTTTGTCCGGGAAAACATGAAAATATTTGCTGTGCGTGAAGTGACCAAAACATTGGAAGACCGTTTTCTTGAAGTAACAGAGTACAAAGGGGGTGCAGGTGATGGTCGGGCTGATTCGAAATGA
- a CDS encoding ABC transporter permease, which yields MVGLIRNEWMKIFRRPGTYVMIGLLLIMTTVAGAFIKYQESGGTVPDNTEWKRGLQTQNESYQKQLEEMGEMAPREMKEQYQREIAINEYRIKNDISPNQEYSVWGFVSDTSQLIEFAGLFTIIIAGGIVASEFTWGTIKLLLIRPIKRVKILGAKYITVILFGLLVLSILFGYSALLGGLLFGFPEKAFPYLYYYNGTVTEQSMGLHLIAYYGLKSINMLMLATMAFMISAVFRNSSLAIGLSLFLMFMGGQVTRLIAMKYDWAKYSLFANTDLLQYFEGMPMVQGMTIGFSIMMILIYFLLFQVLAFYVFNKRDVSA from the coding sequence ATGGTCGGGCTGATTCGAAATGAGTGGATGAAGATTTTTAGGCGGCCGGGCACATATGTTATGATCGGACTGCTTTTAATCATGACGACTGTAGCAGGCGCCTTTATAAAATATCAGGAAAGCGGGGGGACGGTCCCGGATAATACGGAATGGAAAAGGGGACTGCAGACCCAAAACGAAAGCTATCAAAAACAGCTTGAAGAGATGGGGGAAATGGCACCCAGAGAAATGAAGGAACAGTATCAGAGGGAGATTGCCATCAACGAATACAGAATTAAAAATGATATTTCACCGAATCAGGAATACTCTGTCTGGGGATTTGTATCAGATACCTCACAGCTGATTGAATTTGCCGGCCTGTTTACCATCATCATTGCCGGAGGAATTGTGGCAAGTGAGTTTACATGGGGAACCATCAAGCTTCTTTTGATTAGGCCTATCAAAAGAGTAAAAATTCTGGGAGCAAAGTATATTACCGTTATTCTATTCGGTCTGCTGGTGCTGTCCATCCTCTTTGGATATTCAGCACTGCTTGGCGGACTCCTCTTTGGATTTCCTGAAAAAGCATTTCCTTATTTATATTATTACAATGGAACAGTGACAGAACAAAGCATGGGACTTCATCTGATAGCTTATTATGGCCTTAAATCCATTAATATGCTTATGCTGGCAACCATGGCTTTTATGATTTCAGCTGTTTTCAGGAATAGCTCGCTGGCAATAGGACTTTCCTTGTTTCTCATGTTTATGGGAGGACAGGTCACAAGGCTGATTGCAATGAAATATGATTGGGCAAAGTACAGCCTTTTTGCCAATACAGACCTCCTTCAATATTTTGAAGGGATGCCAATGGTTCAGGGGATGACGATTGGATTTTCAATCATGATGATACTTATATACTTCCTGCTTTTCCAGGTGCTTGCATTTTATGTGTTTAATAAAAGGGATGTTTCTGCATAA
- the hisS gene encoding histidine--tRNA ligase, with the protein MSIRIPRGTQDILPGEVEKWQLIEEKARELCEKFQYREIRTPIFEHTELFLRSVGDTTDIVQKEMYTFEDRGGRSLTLRPEGTASTVRSFVEHKMYGDASQPVKLYYMGPMFRYERPQAGRFRQFVQFGVEAIGSADPAIDAEVIALAMSLYRSMGLQKLKLIVNSLGDKESRSAHREALVNHFKPRIGEFCQDCQNRLEKNPMRILDCKQDREHELMKSAPSIIDYLNDDSKAYFEKVQKYLKNLDIDFTVDPNLVRGLDYYNHTAFEIMSDSEGFGAITTLCGGGRYNGLTEEIGGPEAPGIGFALSIERFIAALEAEKVDLPLNKGIDCYLVSLGEEAKDYTVGLLQKLRMAGYSAERDYLDRKIKAQFKAADRSDAKFVAVLGEDELKANKINVKSMESGEQIELDLDSFIEKFTELYQS; encoded by the coding sequence ATGTCTATCCGAATACCAAGGGGAACGCAGGACATTCTGCCGGGGGAAGTTGAAAAATGGCAATTGATAGAAGAAAAGGCCAGGGAACTTTGTGAGAAGTTTCAATATCGTGAAATCAGAACACCTATTTTTGAACATACAGAATTATTTCTGCGCAGTGTTGGAGACACGACGGATATTGTCCAAAAAGAAATGTACACGTTTGAAGACCGCGGCGGACGAAGCCTGACACTTCGCCCTGAAGGAACAGCTTCGACTGTAAGATCATTCGTTGAACATAAAATGTACGGTGATGCGAGCCAGCCTGTAAAGCTTTATTATATGGGACCTATGTTCCGTTATGAACGCCCCCAGGCAGGTCGTTTCCGCCAGTTTGTCCAATTTGGCGTCGAAGCGATCGGCAGCGCGGATCCGGCAATTGATGCGGAAGTTATCGCACTGGCAATGTCACTTTATAGAAGCATGGGACTGCAAAAGCTTAAATTGATTGTGAACAGCCTGGGAGATAAAGAAAGCCGTTCGGCACACAGAGAGGCTCTGGTCAACCACTTCAAGCCGCGGATCGGGGAGTTTTGCCAGGATTGCCAGAATCGCCTTGAGAAAAATCCAATGCGCATCCTGGACTGTAAGCAGGATCGTGAACATGAACTTATGAAATCGGCTCCATCCATCATTGATTATTTAAATGATGATTCAAAAGCCTATTTTGAGAAGGTTCAAAAGTATTTAAAGAACCTGGATATTGACTTTACTGTCGATCCAAATCTTGTTCGCGGTCTGGATTATTACAATCATACTGCTTTTGAAATTATGAGCGATTCCGAAGGATTCGGCGCTATTACAACTCTTTGCGGCGGCGGACGATACAATGGCCTCACTGAGGAAATTGGCGGTCCTGAAGCGCCGGGAATAGGTTTTGCTTTAAGTATCGAGCGATTCATCGCTGCTCTTGAGGCAGAGAAGGTGGATCTGCCTCTTAATAAGGGCATTGATTGCTACCTTGTATCCCTTGGAGAGGAAGCAAAGGATTACACAGTCGGCCTTCTTCAAAAACTTCGAATGGCAGGATATTCTGCTGAAAGAGATTATCTTGACAGAAAAATTAAAGCCCAGTTTAAAGCGGCAGACCGGTCGGATGCAAAATTTGTTGCTGTCTTGGGTGAAGATGAACTTAAAGCGAACAAAATTAATGTGAAATCAATGGAATCGGGAGAACAAATAGAGCTTGATCTTGATTCTTTTATTGAAAAATTTACAGAGCTTTATCAATCATAA
- the aspS gene encoding aspartate--tRNA ligase yields MFGRTYFCGEVTEKAIGEKVSLKGWVQKRRDLGGLIFVDLRDRTGIVQVVFNPEVSPEALATAEKIRNEFVLDIEGEVIAREEGTINENLKTGRIEIKAEKVTIINEAKTPPFVIDDKTDVSEDVRLKYRYLDLRRPVMFDTFKMRHQVTKAMRDFLDGEGFLDIETPILTKSTPEGARDYLVPSRVHPGEFYALPQSPQIFKQLLMVGGFERYYQIARCFRDEDLRADRQPEFTQVDIEMSFMSQEEIIGLMENMMKKVLKEVKDLDVQLPIPRMTYQEAMDRFGSDKPDTRFEMELTDLSEIVKDSSFKVFAGAVASGGQVKAINVKNGAGKYSRKDIDALTEFAAVYGAKGLAWLKAEEDGLKGPIAKFVTEDEQKAFYAALSVESGDLLLFVADKKNVVADALGALRLKLGKELDLIDQSKFNFLWVTDWPLLEYDEEEGRYYAAHHPFTMPAREDLNLLDKDPAQVRAQAYDLVLNGYELGGGSLRIFERDVQEKMFSVLGFSKEEAVEQFGFLLEAFEYGTPPHGGIALGLDRLVMLLAGRTNLRDTIAFPKTASASCVLTEAPGEVSQSQLNDLHLALNLKKSE; encoded by the coding sequence ATGTTTGGGCGAACGTATTTTTGCGGGGAAGTAACGGAAAAAGCTATTGGAGAAAAAGTAAGCTTAAAAGGCTGGGTACAAAAACGCCGGGATTTGGGCGGTCTGATCTTTGTGGATCTTCGTGACCGCACTGGGATCGTTCAGGTTGTATTCAATCCGGAAGTTTCCCCTGAAGCTCTTGCAACAGCTGAAAAGATCCGCAATGAATTTGTTCTTGATATAGAGGGTGAAGTAATTGCACGTGAAGAAGGCACGATTAATGAGAACCTGAAAACAGGGCGCATTGAGATTAAAGCAGAGAAAGTGACGATCATAAATGAAGCAAAAACACCTCCTTTTGTCATTGATGATAAAACGGATGTTTCCGAAGATGTCCGCCTCAAATACCGCTATCTGGATTTGAGACGCCCAGTCATGTTTGATACCTTTAAGATGCGTCATCAAGTAACAAAAGCGATGAGGGATTTTCTGGACGGCGAAGGATTCCTTGATATAGAAACACCGATTTTAACGAAGAGCACGCCGGAAGGAGCCCGTGACTATTTAGTTCCAAGCCGTGTGCATCCGGGTGAATTCTATGCTCTTCCGCAATCGCCTCAAATCTTTAAGCAGTTATTAATGGTAGGCGGATTTGAACGCTATTACCAAATTGCACGATGCTTCCGTGATGAAGACCTGCGCGCAGATCGCCAGCCTGAATTTACTCAGGTCGACATCGAAATGAGTTTTATGAGCCAGGAAGAAATCATCGGCCTGATGGAAAACATGATGAAAAAGGTCTTGAAAGAAGTGAAAGACCTGGATGTCCAGCTTCCAATCCCGCGAATGACCTATCAGGAAGCGATGGACCGTTTTGGCTCTGATAAGCCGGATACCCGCTTTGAAATGGAATTGACGGATCTATCGGAAATAGTAAAAGATTCAAGCTTCAAAGTATTTGCCGGAGCAGTTGCTTCCGGGGGACAGGTAAAGGCCATTAATGTAAAAAATGGTGCAGGAAAGTATTCACGAAAAGATATTGATGCCCTAACAGAGTTTGCTGCTGTTTATGGTGCAAAAGGGCTTGCTTGGTTAAAAGCGGAAGAAGACGGATTAAAAGGTCCGATTGCCAAGTTTGTGACTGAGGATGAACAAAAAGCATTCTATGCAGCTCTGTCAGTAGAATCAGGAGACTTGCTCCTCTTTGTGGCTGATAAGAAAAACGTTGTGGCAGATGCACTTGGCGCTCTGCGATTAAAGCTTGGAAAAGAGCTTGATCTGATTGATCAAAGCAAGTTTAACTTCCTTTGGGTTACAGACTGGCCGCTACTTGAGTACGATGAGGAAGAAGGCCGCTATTATGCAGCCCATCATCCATTTACAATGCCTGCCAGAGAAGATTTAAATCTTCTCGATAAAGATCCAGCTCAAGTCCGTGCACAAGCATATGACCTTGTATTAAACGGCTACGAGCTTGGCGGCGGTTCATTGCGTATTTTCGAAAGAGACGTTCAAGAGAAAATGTTCAGTGTGCTTGGATTCTCAAAAGAGGAAGCTGTTGAACAGTTTGGATTCCTGCTTGAAGCATTTGAATATGGCACTCCTCCGCATGGAGGAATTGCACTTGGATTAGACAGGCTTGTGATGCTATTGGCTGGCAGAACAAATCTGAGGGATACGATTGCCTTCCCTAAAACAGCCAGTGCGAGCTGTGTGCTTACAGAAGCTCCTGGTGAAGTTAGCCAGTCCCAGCTTAATGATTTGCACTTAGCGCTTAACTTGAAAAAAAGTGAGTAA
- a CDS encoding tRNA threonylcarbamoyladenosine dehydratase, translated as MLHQFSRNELAIGKEGLEKMRNSTVAVLGIGGVGSFAAEALARSGVGRLVLVDKDDVDITNVNRQVIALLSTVGKPKVDLMKERIKDINPDCEVIALKMFYTEETYEQFFDYGLDFVVDASDTISYKIHLIKECLNRGIPMISSMGAANKMDPTRFQIADIFKTHTDPIAKVIRTRLRKEGIRKGVPVVFSDESPIVIREDVRKTVGKDDAEIRKAKMPPSSNAFVPSVAGLIMASYVVKELLSDIKIARVND; from the coding sequence ATGCTTCACCAATTTTCCAGGAATGAATTGGCTATTGGCAAAGAAGGCCTTGAAAAAATGAGAAATAGCACAGTTGCAGTACTGGGCATCGGCGGAGTTGGTTCCTTTGCTGCGGAAGCACTGGCGCGTTCAGGTGTTGGCCGGCTTGTGCTGGTTGATAAAGACGATGTTGATATCACAAATGTGAACAGACAGGTCATCGCTTTATTATCCACAGTCGGGAAACCAAAGGTGGATTTAATGAAAGAAAGAATTAAGGATATCAATCCTGACTGTGAAGTTATTGCTTTGAAAATGTTTTATACAGAGGAAACCTATGAGCAATTCTTTGATTATGGACTGGACTTTGTAGTTGATGCTTCCGATACGATTTCTTATAAAATTCATTTAATAAAAGAATGCTTGAACAGAGGGATTCCAATGATTTCAAGCATGGGTGCTGCAAATAAAATGGATCCGACCAGGTTCCAGATTGCTGATATCTTCAAAACTCATACTGACCCGATTGCTAAGGTTATCCGCACGCGCCTGAGAAAAGAAGGAATCAGAAAAGGCGTTCCGGTTGTATTCTCGGATGAAAGCCCGATCGTTATCCGGGAAGATGTCCGCAAAACAGTTGGGAAAGATGATGCTGAAATCAGAAAGGCTAAAATGCCGCCATCTTCAAACGCATTTGTTCCTTCTGTTGCAGGTTTAATCATGGCCAGCTATGTAGTTAAAGAACTATTAAGCGATATTAAAATTGCACGTGTAAATGACTGA
- a CDS encoding replication-associated recombination protein A has translation MNIKPLAYRMRPRTIDEIIGQEHLVSEGKIIYRMVQAKQLSSMILYGPPGIGKTSIASAIAGSTKYAFRTLNAVTNNKKDMEVVAAEAKMSGKVILLLDEVHRLDKGKQDFLLPYLENGSITLIGATTSNPYHAINPAIRSRCQIFELKPLSADEIKKALKRALLDKERGLGNKQTDVTDEALTHLATASNGDVRSSLNALELAVLSTKEDEEGIIKIDLSVAEECIQRKSFTHDKDGDAHYDVLSGFQKSIRGSDVNAALHYLGRLIEAGDLQSISRRLLVIAYEDIGLASPQAGARTLAAIETAERIGFPEGRIPLANAVIELCLSPKSNSAYKALDSAIADIRAGKSGEVPDHLKDAHYKGATELGRGIGYLYPHDYETGWVKQQYLPDRIKNKVYYQPKKTGKFEQALASVYEKLLK, from the coding sequence TTGAACATTAAACCTCTTGCATACCGGATGAGACCGAGAACGATTGATGAAATCATTGGCCAGGAGCATCTTGTTTCAGAAGGAAAAATTATCTATCGCATGGTGCAGGCTAAACAGCTTTCATCGATGATTCTGTACGGCCCCCCAGGTATTGGCAAAACCTCGATTGCAAGTGCCATTGCAGGGAGCACCAAATACGCTTTCCGCACTTTAAATGCTGTGACTAACAATAAAAAAGATATGGAAGTGGTAGCGGCAGAAGCTAAAATGTCCGGAAAGGTTATTCTGCTGCTGGATGAAGTTCATAGACTTGATAAAGGGAAACAAGATTTCCTGCTGCCCTATCTGGAAAATGGCAGCATCACTTTAATTGGCGCCACAACCAGCAATCCATATCATGCAATTAACCCGGCTATCAGAAGCCGGTGCCAAATTTTCGAACTAAAGCCGCTGTCTGCTGATGAAATAAAAAAAGCACTGAAAAGGGCATTGCTGGATAAGGAACGAGGTCTTGGCAATAAACAAACTGATGTTACCGATGAAGCGCTGACGCATCTGGCCACCGCTTCAAATGGTGATGTCAGAAGCTCGCTTAATGCATTGGAACTGGCTGTGCTTTCAACTAAAGAAGATGAAGAAGGAATCATTAAGATTGATTTGTCTGTTGCCGAGGAATGCATTCAGCGCAAAAGCTTTACACACGATAAAGATGGAGATGCCCATTACGATGTCCTATCCGGTTTTCAAAAGTCTATCCGCGGAAGCGATGTAAATGCGGCATTACATTATTTAGGAAGATTGATTGAAGCAGGCGACCTGCAAAGCATAAGCAGAAGACTTTTGGTTATCGCCTATGAAGATATCGGACTGGCATCGCCGCAAGCCGGAGCCAGAACCCTTGCAGCCATCGAAACAGCTGAAAGGATTGGATTCCCGGAAGGAAGGATTCCGCTGGCAAATGCGGTCATTGAGCTCTGCCTCTCTCCAAAATCCAATTCAGCATACAAAGCATTGGATTCTGCAATAGCGGATATCCGCGCAGGCAAAAGCGGTGAAGTCCCCGATCACTTGAAGGACGCCCACTACAAAGGAGCAACAGAGCTTGGCAGAGGCATCGGCTATCTATATCCTCACGATTATGAAACAGGCTGGGTCAAACAGCAGTACTTGCCAGACAGAATAAAAAACAAGGTGTATTATCAGCCTAAGAAAACAGGGAAATTTGAACAGGCATTAGCATCTGTCTATGAAAAACTCCTTAAATAG
- a CDS encoding YczE/YyaS/YitT family protein has product MLLKNKGQIGPRFMVYLTGLLVMSLGIVLLIVADIGATPWDVLHVGLYYQLGLTIGSWSIIVGIFILAAAALISKEFPQAGAFLNMILIGLFIDAYLLLPFMQTPNGIAGKMAMFGMGIVVYCYGMGLYISAQLGAGPRDSLMIALTAKTGWKVRNVRALMEIAVLTVGWQLGGPVFWGTIVLSLTVGPIVGAALPQCQALTDRFLAKLKEKDIYANQMLKEKDRGAS; this is encoded by the coding sequence ATGTTATTGAAAAATAAAGGGCAAATCGGTCCCAGGTTTATGGTGTATCTAACAGGGCTGCTTGTCATGAGCCTGGGTATTGTTTTGTTAATAGTAGCTGATATAGGGGCAACTCCCTGGGATGTTCTGCATGTTGGGCTGTACTACCAGCTTGGCCTGACGATAGGCAGCTGGTCCATCATTGTCGGGATCTTCATATTAGCTGCTGCAGCACTGATTTCAAAGGAATTTCCGCAGGCCGGTGCATTCTTGAATATGATACTGATTGGTCTGTTTATTGACGCCTATTTGCTTTTGCCGTTTATGCAGACACCAAATGGGATTGCTGGAAAAATGGCCATGTTTGGGATGGGCATAGTTGTTTATTGCTACGGAATGGGACTCTACATTTCTGCTCAGCTTGGAGCCGGGCCAAGGGATAGCCTGATGATTGCTTTGACAGCAAAAACCGGCTGGAAGGTCAGAAATGTCAGAGCCTTAATGGAAATCGCTGTACTGACAGTTGGATGGCAGCTTGGAGGACCTGTCTTCTGGGGAACCATTGTGCTCAGTTTGACAGTCGGGCCGATTGTCGGAGCAGCTTTACCGCAGTGCCAGGCTTTAACTGACCGATTTTTGGCAAAGCTTAAAGAAAAGGATATTTATGCGAATCAAATGCTTAAAGAAAAGGATAGAGGTGCAAGCTGA
- a CDS encoding cysteine desulfurase family protein: MERIYLDHAATSPMHPEVIERMTEVMKFEYGNPSSIHYFGRSARHIVDEARSSLANSIGAKANDIIFTSGGTEADNHAIFGTVESCRHKGKHIITTQIEHHAVLHACEELEKQGFEVTYLPVDPNGRVSVKDVEKALREDTILVTIMYGNNEIGTLQPIKEIGELLAEHPAKFHTDAVQAFGIEKIDVQELRVDLLSVSAHKINGPKGIGFLYAHPDVKLSSRLFGGEQERKRRAGTENVPSIAGFQEAVLITQKEMETKREELHSFKMLFMNKLKQDDAVFELNGSLDYSLPHVLNLSFPGTNVEAMLVNLDLAGIAASSGSACTAGSIDPSHVLVSMFGKGSDKLQNSIRFSFGLFNTKEQAEKAAEQTAKIVKRLAK; encoded by the coding sequence TTGGAAAGAATATACCTTGACCATGCGGCAACTTCGCCAATGCATCCGGAAGTGATTGAACGGATGACTGAAGTCATGAAATTTGAATATGGAAATCCTTCAAGTATTCATTATTTCGGGCGGAGTGCACGCCATATTGTTGATGAAGCAAGATCTTCCTTAGCAAACAGCATTGGTGCAAAAGCCAATGACATTATTTTTACAAGCGGCGGTACTGAAGCTGATAATCATGCGATTTTTGGAACGGTAGAATCCTGCCGCCATAAGGGTAAACACATCATCACAACGCAAATTGAACATCATGCGGTTTTGCATGCATGTGAGGAGCTTGAAAAACAGGGCTTTGAGGTAACGTATTTGCCTGTTGATCCGAATGGGCGTGTTTCGGTAAAGGACGTAGAAAAAGCTTTGCGGGAGGATACCATTCTTGTAACCATCATGTATGGAAATAATGAAATAGGGACCCTTCAGCCGATTAAGGAAATAGGCGAGCTATTGGCGGAGCACCCTGCTAAATTCCATACCGATGCTGTTCAGGCTTTTGGGATTGAAAAAATTGATGTGCAGGAACTGAGAGTGGATTTGCTTTCTGTCTCCGCCCATAAAATTAATGGCCCTAAAGGAATCGGATTTTTATATGCCCATCCTGATGTGAAACTTTCTTCACGGCTTTTTGGCGGTGAACAAGAAAGGAAGCGCAGAGCGGGAACTGAAAATGTTCCATCTATTGCAGGCTTTCAGGAGGCTGTCCTGATCACTCAGAAGGAGATGGAAACTAAGCGGGAAGAGCTGCATTCTTTTAAGATGCTGTTCATGAATAAATTGAAGCAGGATGATGCTGTTTTTGAACTGAACGGATCACTTGATTATTCCCTGCCTCATGTTTTAAACTTAAGCTTTCCCGGAACAAATGTTGAAGCCATGCTGGTTAATCTTGATTTGGCTGGAATAGCAGCATCAAGCGGGTCTGCCTGTACTGCAGGATCCATCGATCCATCCCACGTCCTTGTCAGCATGTTTGGAAAAGGATCAGACAAACTGCAAAATTCCATCCGTTTCAGCTTTGGCCTCTTTAATACAAAGGAACAAGCCGAAAAAGCTGCAGAACAAACAGCCAAAATCGTGAAGCGGCTGGCTAAATAG
- the cymR gene encoding cysteine metabolism transcriptional regulator CymR produces MKISTKGRYGLTIMIELAKKHGEGPTSLKSIAQTNDLSEHYLEQLIAPLRNAGLVKSIRGAYGGYILGKEPTKITAGDIIRVLEGPISPVEGIEDEEPAKRELWMRIRDAVKDVLDNTTLEDLASHTDTGESDAYMFYI; encoded by the coding sequence ATGAAAATATCTACTAAAGGCCGTTATGGTTTAACTATAATGATTGAATTAGCTAAAAAGCATGGGGAAGGTCCTACATCGTTAAAGTCGATTGCCCAGACGAATGACCTGTCTGAGCACTATCTGGAGCAGCTTATAGCGCCGCTCCGGAATGCCGGTCTTGTTAAAAGCATCCGAGGTGCATACGGCGGATACATTTTAGGGAAAGAACCGACAAAAATTACTGCCGGTGATATTATCAGAGTGCTTGAAGGGCCGATCAGCCCGGTGGAAGGCATTGAAGATGAAGAGCCTGCAAAGAGAGAATTATGGATGCGCATTCGTGATGCCGTGAAAGATGTGCTTGATAATACAACACTCGAAGACCTTGCCAGCCATACGGATACCGGTGAATCGGATGCTTATATGTTTTATATTTAG